One region of Camelus bactrianus isolate YW-2024 breed Bactrian camel chromosome 20, ASM4877302v1, whole genome shotgun sequence genomic DNA includes:
- the LOC105074054 gene encoding mutS protein homolog 5 isoform X4 translates to MASVGATPGRTPQGPGPGEASTNFPCPAPVPGPGEAEEEEEEEPAEIHLCVLWNSGYLGIAYYDTSDSTIHFMPDAPDHESLKLLQRVLDEIDPQSVVTSAKQDENMTRFLGKLASQEHREPKRPEIIFLPSVDFGLEISKQRLLSGNYSFIPDSMTATEKILFLSSIIPFDCLLTVRALGGLLKFLARRRIGVELEDCNVSVPILGFKKFVLTHLVSIDQDTYSVLQIFKSESHPSVYKVASGLKEGLSLFGSLPTPLPTGILNRCRCKWGEKLLRLWFTRPTQDLGELNSRLDVIQFFLLPQNLDMAQMLHRLLGHIKNVPLILKRMKLSHTKVSDWQVLYKTVYSALGLRDACRSLPQSIQLFRDIAQEFSDDLHHIASLIGKVVDFEGSLAENRFIVLPNIDPEIDEKKRRLMGLPSFLTEVAQKELENLDSRIPSCSVIYIPLIGFLLSIPRLPSMVETSDFEIEGLDFMFLSEEKLHYRSARTKELDALLGDLHCDIRDQETLLMHQLQCQVLARAAVLTRVLDLASRLDVLLALASAARDYGYSRPRYSPRLLGVRIQNGRHPLMELCARTFVPNSAECGGDKGRVKVITGPNSSGKSIYLKQVGLITFMALVGSFVPAEEAEIGAVDAIFTRIHSCESISLGLSTFMIDLNQVDGLALLAAVIRHWLALGPTCPHVFVATNFLSLVQLQLLPQGPLVQYLTMETCEDGNDLVFFYQVCEGVASASHASHTAAQAGLPDKLIARGKEVSDFIRSGKPIQPVKELLKEKQMEKTMGSRGRSGLPLVQAPYTVLLLPLETSHQDPGARSFFLWLQRMQALEREQDALWQGLELLEHSQAWYEGRLREAQQQQLRLGALGENFLTDSHSEPGSPQLAQIQKVNICLQNLIQGKFSPHPLNKDSSCATQDWKGRPRKQNLWQQQVSCREVGGGWKPWASVGVGSTNTQTVSLLFSRS, encoded by the exons ATGGCCTCCGTAGGAGCGACCCCAGGGAGGACGCCGCAGGGACCAGGCCCCGGCGAGGCCTCGACCAACTTCCCCTGCCCAGCGCCAGTACCAGGTCCCGGGGAGgccgaggaggaggaagaggaggagccgGCGGAG ATCCATCTGTGTGTGCTGTGGAATTCAGGATACCTGGGGATTGCCTACTATGACACTAGTGACTCCACCATCCACTTTATGCCAGATGCCCCAGACCATGAGAGCCTCAAGCTGCTCCAAAGAG TTCTGGATGAAATTGATCCCCAGTCTGTTGTTACGAGTGCCAAACAGGATGAGAATATGACTCGGTTTCTGGGGAAGCTTG CCTCCCAAGAGCACAGAGAGCCTAAGAGACCTGAAATCATATTTTTGCCCAGTGTGGATTTtg GTCTGGAGATAAGCAAACAGCGCCTCCTTTCTGGAAACTACTCCTTCATCCCGGACTCCATGACTGCCACTGAGAaaattctcttcctctcctccatcaTCCCCTTTGACTGCCTCCTCACG GTTCGAGCACTTGGAGGGCTGCTCAAGTTCCTGGCTCGAAGAAGAATCGGGGTTGAACTAGAAGACTGTAACGTCAGTGTGCCCATCCTGGGCTTTAAGAAATTTGTGTT GACCCACCTGGTGAGCATAGATCAAGACACTTACAG TGTTCTGCAGATATTTAAGAGTGAGTCTCATCCCTCGGTGTACAAAGTGGCCAGTGGACTCAAGGAGGGGCTCAGCCTCTTTG GCTCACTCCCTACCCCACTCCCAACAGGAATCCTCAACAGATGCCGCTGTAAGTGGGGAGAGAAATTGCTCAG GCTATGGTTCACACGTCCAACTCAGGACCTGGGGGAACTAAATTCCCGTCTGGATGTCATTCAGTTTTTCCTGTTACCCCAGAATCTGGACATGGCTCAGATGCTGCATCGACTGCTGGGTCACATCAAGAACGTGCCT CTGATTCTTAAACGCATGAAGTTGTCCCACACCAAGGTCAGTGACTGGCAGGTTCTCTACAAG ACTGTGTACAGTGCCCTGGGCCTGAGGGATGCCTGCCGCTCCCTGCCCCAGTCCATTCAGCTCTTTAGGGACATTGCCCAAGAGTTCTCTGATGACCTACACCACATTGCCAGCCTCATTGGGAAAGTG GTAGACTTTGAGGGCAGTCTGGCTGAAAATCGCTTCATCGTCCTCCCCAACATAGATCCTGAAATTGATGAGA AAAAACGAAGGCTGATGGGACTTCCTAGTTTCCTCACTGAGGTCGCTCAGAAAGAACTGGAGAATCTGGATTCCCGTATTCCTTCATGCAGTGTCATCTACATCCCCCTG ATTGGCTTCCTTCTTTCTATTCCCCGCCTGCCTTCCATGGTGGAGACCAGTGACTTTGAGATTGAGGGTCTGGACTTCATG TTCCTCTCAGAGGAGAAGCTGCACTACCGAAGTGCTCGAACCAAAGAGCTGGATGCATTGCTGGGGGACCTGCACTGCGACATCCGGG ACCAGGAGACTCTGCTGATGCACCAGCTGCAGTGTCAGGTGTTGGCACGGGCGGCTGTCTTGACCCGGGTGTTGGACCTTGCCTCCCGCCTGGATGTCTTGTTGGCTCTCGCCAGTGCCGCTCGGGACTATGGCTACTCAAGGCCCCGTTACTCCCCCCGGCTTCTTGGGGTACGAATTCAGAATGGCAG GCATCCTCTGATGGAACTCTGTGCCCGAACCTTTGTGCCCAACTCCGCAGAATGTGGGGGGGACAAAGGGAGGGTCAAAGTCATCACCGGACCCAACTCTTCAGGGAAGAGCATATACCTCAAACAG GTAGGCTTGATCACATTCATGGCCCTGGTGGGCAGCTTTGTGCCAGCAGAGGAAGCCGAAATCGGGGCAGTAGATGCCATCTTCACCCGAATTCACAGCTGCGAATCCATCTCCCTTGGCCTCTCCACCTTCATGATCGACCTCAACCAG GTGGATGGGCTCGCGCTTCTGGCCGCTGTGATCCGACACTGGCTGGCACTTGGACCCACGTGTCCCCACGTCTTCGTGGCCACCAACTTTCTGAGCCTCGTTCAGCTACAGCTGCTGCCACAGGGCCCCCTTGTGCAATATTTG ACCATGGAGACCTGTGAGGATGGGAACGACCTTGTCTTCTTCTATCAAGTGTGCGAAGGTGTTGCCAGTGCCAGCCATGCCTCCCACACAGCTGCCCAGGCTGGGCTTCCTGACAAACTCATTGCTCGTGGCAAGGAG GTCTCAGACTTCATCCGCAGTGGAAAACCCATCCAGCCTGTCAAGGAGCTGCTAAAGGAGAAGCAAATGGAAAA AACTATGGGGAGCCGGGGTCGCAGTGGGCTGCCCCTGGTGCAGGCCCCCTACACGGTTCTGCTGCTGCCACTGGAGACAAGCCACCAAGACCCAGGGGCCCGGAGCTTCTTCCTCTGG ctgcaGAGGATGCAGGCTCTGGAGAGGGAACAGGATGCCCTGTGGCAGGGGCTGGAGCTGCTGGAGCATAGCCAGGCCTGGTATGAGGGCCGCCTGAGGGAAGCCCAACAACAGCAGCTGCGTCTGGGGGCCCTTGGTGAG AATTTTCTAACAGATTCACACTCAGAGCCTGGCAGCCCCCAGTTAGCCCAGATTCAAAAGGTGAACATCTGTTTGCAGAATCTAATTCAGGGGAAg TTCTCTCCACATCCCTTGAACAAAGATAGTTCCTGCGCCACCCAAGACTGGAAGGGAAGGCCAAGGAAACAGAATTTGTGGCAGCAGCAGGTAAGCTGTAGagaagtggggggagggtggaaGCCCTGGGCCTCAGTGGGAGTGGGGAGCACAAACACCCAAactgtctctctcctcttctccaggAGCTGA
- the LOC105074054 gene encoding mutS protein homolog 5 isoform X5, whose product MASVGATPGRTPQGPGPGEASTNFPCPAPVPGPGEAEEEEEEEPAEIHLCVLWNSGYLGIAYYDTSDSTIHFMPDAPDHESLKLLQRVLDEIDPQSVVTSAKQDENMTRFLGKLASQEHREPKRPEIIFLPSVDFGLEISKQRLLSGNYSFIPDSMTATEKILFLSSIIPFDCLLTVRALGGLLKFLARRRIGVELEDCNVSVPILGFKKFVLTHLVSIDQDTYSVLQIFKSESHPSVYKVASGLKEGLSLFGSLPTPLPTGILNRCRCKWGEKLLRLWFTRPTQDLGELNSRLDVIQFFLLPQNLDMAQMLHRLLGHIKNVPLILKRMKLSHTKVSDWQVLYKTVYSALGLRDACRSLPQSIQLFRDIAQEFSDDLHHIASLIGKVVDFEGSLAENRFIVLPNIDPEIDEKKRRLMGLPSFLTEVAQKELENLDSRIPSCSVIYIPLFLSEEKLHYRSARTKELDALLGDLHCDIRDQETLLMHQLQCQVLARAAVLTRVLDLASRLDVLLALASAARDYGYSRPRYSPRLLGVRIQNGRHPLMELCARTFVPNSAECGGDKGRVKVITGPNSSGKSIYLKQVGLITFMALVGSFVPAEEAEIGAVDAIFTRIHSCESISLGLSTFMIDLNQVAKAVNNATEQSLVLIDEFGKGTNTVDGLALLAAVIRHWLALGPTCPHVFVATNFLSLVQLQLLPQGPLVQYLTMETCEDGNDLVFFYQVCEGVASASHASHTAAQAGLPDKLIARGKEVSDFIRSGKPIQPVKELLKEKQMEKTMGSRGRSGLPLVQAPYTVLLLPLETSHQDPGARSFFLWLQRMQALEREQDALWQGLELLEHSQAWYEGRLREAQQQQLRLGALGENFLTDSHSEPGSPQLAQIQKVNICLQNLIQGKFSPHPLNKDSSCATQDWKGRPRKQNLWQQQVSCREVGGGWKPWASVGVGSTNTQTVSLLFSRS is encoded by the exons ATGGCCTCCGTAGGAGCGACCCCAGGGAGGACGCCGCAGGGACCAGGCCCCGGCGAGGCCTCGACCAACTTCCCCTGCCCAGCGCCAGTACCAGGTCCCGGGGAGgccgaggaggaggaagaggaggagccgGCGGAG ATCCATCTGTGTGTGCTGTGGAATTCAGGATACCTGGGGATTGCCTACTATGACACTAGTGACTCCACCATCCACTTTATGCCAGATGCCCCAGACCATGAGAGCCTCAAGCTGCTCCAAAGAG TTCTGGATGAAATTGATCCCCAGTCTGTTGTTACGAGTGCCAAACAGGATGAGAATATGACTCGGTTTCTGGGGAAGCTTG CCTCCCAAGAGCACAGAGAGCCTAAGAGACCTGAAATCATATTTTTGCCCAGTGTGGATTTtg GTCTGGAGATAAGCAAACAGCGCCTCCTTTCTGGAAACTACTCCTTCATCCCGGACTCCATGACTGCCACTGAGAaaattctcttcctctcctccatcaTCCCCTTTGACTGCCTCCTCACG GTTCGAGCACTTGGAGGGCTGCTCAAGTTCCTGGCTCGAAGAAGAATCGGGGTTGAACTAGAAGACTGTAACGTCAGTGTGCCCATCCTGGGCTTTAAGAAATTTGTGTT GACCCACCTGGTGAGCATAGATCAAGACACTTACAG TGTTCTGCAGATATTTAAGAGTGAGTCTCATCCCTCGGTGTACAAAGTGGCCAGTGGACTCAAGGAGGGGCTCAGCCTCTTTG GCTCACTCCCTACCCCACTCCCAACAGGAATCCTCAACAGATGCCGCTGTAAGTGGGGAGAGAAATTGCTCAG GCTATGGTTCACACGTCCAACTCAGGACCTGGGGGAACTAAATTCCCGTCTGGATGTCATTCAGTTTTTCCTGTTACCCCAGAATCTGGACATGGCTCAGATGCTGCATCGACTGCTGGGTCACATCAAGAACGTGCCT CTGATTCTTAAACGCATGAAGTTGTCCCACACCAAGGTCAGTGACTGGCAGGTTCTCTACAAG ACTGTGTACAGTGCCCTGGGCCTGAGGGATGCCTGCCGCTCCCTGCCCCAGTCCATTCAGCTCTTTAGGGACATTGCCCAAGAGTTCTCTGATGACCTACACCACATTGCCAGCCTCATTGGGAAAGTG GTAGACTTTGAGGGCAGTCTGGCTGAAAATCGCTTCATCGTCCTCCCCAACATAGATCCTGAAATTGATGAGA AAAAACGAAGGCTGATGGGACTTCCTAGTTTCCTCACTGAGGTCGCTCAGAAAGAACTGGAGAATCTGGATTCCCGTATTCCTTCATGCAGTGTCATCTACATCCCCCTG TTCCTCTCAGAGGAGAAGCTGCACTACCGAAGTGCTCGAACCAAAGAGCTGGATGCATTGCTGGGGGACCTGCACTGCGACATCCGGG ACCAGGAGACTCTGCTGATGCACCAGCTGCAGTGTCAGGTGTTGGCACGGGCGGCTGTCTTGACCCGGGTGTTGGACCTTGCCTCCCGCCTGGATGTCTTGTTGGCTCTCGCCAGTGCCGCTCGGGACTATGGCTACTCAAGGCCCCGTTACTCCCCCCGGCTTCTTGGGGTACGAATTCAGAATGGCAG GCATCCTCTGATGGAACTCTGTGCCCGAACCTTTGTGCCCAACTCCGCAGAATGTGGGGGGGACAAAGGGAGGGTCAAAGTCATCACCGGACCCAACTCTTCAGGGAAGAGCATATACCTCAAACAG GTAGGCTTGATCACATTCATGGCCCTGGTGGGCAGCTTTGTGCCAGCAGAGGAAGCCGAAATCGGGGCAGTAGATGCCATCTTCACCCGAATTCACAGCTGCGAATCCATCTCCCTTGGCCTCTCCACCTTCATGATCGACCTCAACCAG GTGGCGAAAGCGGTGAACAATGCCACTGAGCAGTCTCTGGTCCTTATTGATGAATTCGGAAAGGGAACCAACACG GTGGATGGGCTCGCGCTTCTGGCCGCTGTGATCCGACACTGGCTGGCACTTGGACCCACGTGTCCCCACGTCTTCGTGGCCACCAACTTTCTGAGCCTCGTTCAGCTACAGCTGCTGCCACAGGGCCCCCTTGTGCAATATTTG ACCATGGAGACCTGTGAGGATGGGAACGACCTTGTCTTCTTCTATCAAGTGTGCGAAGGTGTTGCCAGTGCCAGCCATGCCTCCCACACAGCTGCCCAGGCTGGGCTTCCTGACAAACTCATTGCTCGTGGCAAGGAG GTCTCAGACTTCATCCGCAGTGGAAAACCCATCCAGCCTGTCAAGGAGCTGCTAAAGGAGAAGCAAATGGAAAA AACTATGGGGAGCCGGGGTCGCAGTGGGCTGCCCCTGGTGCAGGCCCCCTACACGGTTCTGCTGCTGCCACTGGAGACAAGCCACCAAGACCCAGGGGCCCGGAGCTTCTTCCTCTGG ctgcaGAGGATGCAGGCTCTGGAGAGGGAACAGGATGCCCTGTGGCAGGGGCTGGAGCTGCTGGAGCATAGCCAGGCCTGGTATGAGGGCCGCCTGAGGGAAGCCCAACAACAGCAGCTGCGTCTGGGGGCCCTTGGTGAG AATTTTCTAACAGATTCACACTCAGAGCCTGGCAGCCCCCAGTTAGCCCAGATTCAAAAGGTGAACATCTGTTTGCAGAATCTAATTCAGGGGAAg TTCTCTCCACATCCCTTGAACAAAGATAGTTCCTGCGCCACCCAAGACTGGAAGGGAAGGCCAAGGAAACAGAATTTGTGGCAGCAGCAGGTAAGCTGTAGagaagtggggggagggtggaaGCCCTGGGCCTCAGTGGGAGTGGGGAGCACAAACACCCAAactgtctctctcctcttctccaggAGCTGA
- the LOC105074054 gene encoding mutS protein homolog 5 isoform X2: protein MASVGATPGRTPQGPGPGEASTNFPCPAPVPGPGEAEEEEEEEPAEIHLCVLWNSGYLGIAYYDTSDSTIHFMPDAPDHESLKLLQRVLDEIDPQSVVTSAKQDENMTRFLGKLASQEHREPKRPEIIFLPSVDFGLEISKQRLLSGNYSFIPDSMTATEKILFLSSIIPFDCLLTVRALGGLLKFLARRRIGVELEDCNVSVPILGFKKFVLTHLVSIDQDTYSVLQIFKSESHPSVYKVASGLKEGLSLFGSLPTPLPTGILNRCRCKWGEKLLRLWFTRPTQDLGELNSRLDVIQFFLLPQNLDMAQMLHRLLGHIKNVPLILKRMKLSHTKVSDWQVLYKTVYSALGLRDACRSLPQSIQLFRDIAQEFSDDLHHIASLIGKVVDFEGSLAENRFIVLPNIDPEIDEKKRRLMGLPSFLTEVAQKELENLDSRIPSCSVIYIPLIGFLLSIPRLPSMVETSDFEIEGLDFMFLSEEKLHYRSARTKELDALLGDLHCDIRDQETLLMHQLQCQVLARAAVLTRVLDLASRLDVLLALASAARDYGYSRPRYSPRLLGVRIQNGRHPLMELCARTFVPNSAECGGDKGRVKVITGPNSSGKSIYLKQVGLITFMALVGSFVPAEEAEIGAVDAIFTRIHSCESISLGLSTFMIDLNQVAKAVNNATEQSLVLIDEFGKGTNTVDGLALLAAVIRHWLALGPTCPHVFVATNFLSLVQLQLLPQGPLVQYLTMETCEDGNDLVFFYQVCEGVASASHASHTAAQAGLPDKLIARGKEVSDFIRSGKPIQPVKELLKEKQMEKTMGSRGRSGLPLVQAPYTVLLLPLETSHQDPGARSFFLWLQRMQALEREQDALWQGLELLEHSQAWYEGRLREAQQQQLRLGALGENFLTDSHSEPGSPQLAQIQKVNICLQNLIQGKFSPHPLNKDSSCATQDWKGRPRKQNLWQQQELTRQQKGVIRPKGEMAQPGYPEGRVGPTRV from the exons ATGGCCTCCGTAGGAGCGACCCCAGGGAGGACGCCGCAGGGACCAGGCCCCGGCGAGGCCTCGACCAACTTCCCCTGCCCAGCGCCAGTACCAGGTCCCGGGGAGgccgaggaggaggaagaggaggagccgGCGGAG ATCCATCTGTGTGTGCTGTGGAATTCAGGATACCTGGGGATTGCCTACTATGACACTAGTGACTCCACCATCCACTTTATGCCAGATGCCCCAGACCATGAGAGCCTCAAGCTGCTCCAAAGAG TTCTGGATGAAATTGATCCCCAGTCTGTTGTTACGAGTGCCAAACAGGATGAGAATATGACTCGGTTTCTGGGGAAGCTTG CCTCCCAAGAGCACAGAGAGCCTAAGAGACCTGAAATCATATTTTTGCCCAGTGTGGATTTtg GTCTGGAGATAAGCAAACAGCGCCTCCTTTCTGGAAACTACTCCTTCATCCCGGACTCCATGACTGCCACTGAGAaaattctcttcctctcctccatcaTCCCCTTTGACTGCCTCCTCACG GTTCGAGCACTTGGAGGGCTGCTCAAGTTCCTGGCTCGAAGAAGAATCGGGGTTGAACTAGAAGACTGTAACGTCAGTGTGCCCATCCTGGGCTTTAAGAAATTTGTGTT GACCCACCTGGTGAGCATAGATCAAGACACTTACAG TGTTCTGCAGATATTTAAGAGTGAGTCTCATCCCTCGGTGTACAAAGTGGCCAGTGGACTCAAGGAGGGGCTCAGCCTCTTTG GCTCACTCCCTACCCCACTCCCAACAGGAATCCTCAACAGATGCCGCTGTAAGTGGGGAGAGAAATTGCTCAG GCTATGGTTCACACGTCCAACTCAGGACCTGGGGGAACTAAATTCCCGTCTGGATGTCATTCAGTTTTTCCTGTTACCCCAGAATCTGGACATGGCTCAGATGCTGCATCGACTGCTGGGTCACATCAAGAACGTGCCT CTGATTCTTAAACGCATGAAGTTGTCCCACACCAAGGTCAGTGACTGGCAGGTTCTCTACAAG ACTGTGTACAGTGCCCTGGGCCTGAGGGATGCCTGCCGCTCCCTGCCCCAGTCCATTCAGCTCTTTAGGGACATTGCCCAAGAGTTCTCTGATGACCTACACCACATTGCCAGCCTCATTGGGAAAGTG GTAGACTTTGAGGGCAGTCTGGCTGAAAATCGCTTCATCGTCCTCCCCAACATAGATCCTGAAATTGATGAGA AAAAACGAAGGCTGATGGGACTTCCTAGTTTCCTCACTGAGGTCGCTCAGAAAGAACTGGAGAATCTGGATTCCCGTATTCCTTCATGCAGTGTCATCTACATCCCCCTG ATTGGCTTCCTTCTTTCTATTCCCCGCCTGCCTTCCATGGTGGAGACCAGTGACTTTGAGATTGAGGGTCTGGACTTCATG TTCCTCTCAGAGGAGAAGCTGCACTACCGAAGTGCTCGAACCAAAGAGCTGGATGCATTGCTGGGGGACCTGCACTGCGACATCCGGG ACCAGGAGACTCTGCTGATGCACCAGCTGCAGTGTCAGGTGTTGGCACGGGCGGCTGTCTTGACCCGGGTGTTGGACCTTGCCTCCCGCCTGGATGTCTTGTTGGCTCTCGCCAGTGCCGCTCGGGACTATGGCTACTCAAGGCCCCGTTACTCCCCCCGGCTTCTTGGGGTACGAATTCAGAATGGCAG GCATCCTCTGATGGAACTCTGTGCCCGAACCTTTGTGCCCAACTCCGCAGAATGTGGGGGGGACAAAGGGAGGGTCAAAGTCATCACCGGACCCAACTCTTCAGGGAAGAGCATATACCTCAAACAG GTAGGCTTGATCACATTCATGGCCCTGGTGGGCAGCTTTGTGCCAGCAGAGGAAGCCGAAATCGGGGCAGTAGATGCCATCTTCACCCGAATTCACAGCTGCGAATCCATCTCCCTTGGCCTCTCCACCTTCATGATCGACCTCAACCAG GTGGCGAAAGCGGTGAACAATGCCACTGAGCAGTCTCTGGTCCTTATTGATGAATTCGGAAAGGGAACCAACACG GTGGATGGGCTCGCGCTTCTGGCCGCTGTGATCCGACACTGGCTGGCACTTGGACCCACGTGTCCCCACGTCTTCGTGGCCACCAACTTTCTGAGCCTCGTTCAGCTACAGCTGCTGCCACAGGGCCCCCTTGTGCAATATTTG ACCATGGAGACCTGTGAGGATGGGAACGACCTTGTCTTCTTCTATCAAGTGTGCGAAGGTGTTGCCAGTGCCAGCCATGCCTCCCACACAGCTGCCCAGGCTGGGCTTCCTGACAAACTCATTGCTCGTGGCAAGGAG GTCTCAGACTTCATCCGCAGTGGAAAACCCATCCAGCCTGTCAAGGAGCTGCTAAAGGAGAAGCAAATGGAAAA AACTATGGGGAGCCGGGGTCGCAGTGGGCTGCCCCTGGTGCAGGCCCCCTACACGGTTCTGCTGCTGCCACTGGAGACAAGCCACCAAGACCCAGGGGCCCGGAGCTTCTTCCTCTGG ctgcaGAGGATGCAGGCTCTGGAGAGGGAACAGGATGCCCTGTGGCAGGGGCTGGAGCTGCTGGAGCATAGCCAGGCCTGGTATGAGGGCCGCCTGAGGGAAGCCCAACAACAGCAGCTGCGTCTGGGGGCCCTTGGTGAG AATTTTCTAACAGATTCACACTCAGAGCCTGGCAGCCCCCAGTTAGCCCAGATTCAAAAGGTGAACATCTGTTTGCAGAATCTAATTCAGGGGAAg TTCTCTCCACATCCCTTGAACAAAGATAGTTCCTGCGCCACCCAAGACTGGAAGGGAAGGCCAAGGAAACAGAATTTGTGGCAGCAGCAG gAGCTGACAAGGCAGCAGAAAGGAGTCATTCGCCCAAAGGGGGAGATGGCTCAGCCAGGCTACCCCGAGGGACGGGTGGGCCCTACCCGTGTCTAA